GGGAATAGAAGAAGCTAGATAGTGACAGTTCTGTTCGCTTTCGCCGACTATCTTTAGCAGCATGCAGGACAAGCCAGGACCATGCCTCATCGTCATGGTATTGCTGCCTCAACCTTAACTTTAGACATTGCGTTTGGCTCATACTGAATATTCAATTCCCTGAAAGGGAATAATAAAAACCAGAATCATACTCTTGATAATAGTAGATTCGTTTTAAACTGTTTGATGGGAATCGAGATGTCATTTACTCTTCAAACAAATACTTTGGTTTGGTGCATTACCCTAAATGGAAATTAGTTCCTTATTGAACATGTATGATTGTATGTATTTCATTTAGTATAATTTGAATGGTGTAGCCTATCTTAGTTTACTGCAGCAGCAtgatgtgttattatttgacgGAGTAATTAGAATGGACAGGGCTTTTCTATGAAAGATGTGTTTGCTACGTAACTTGCGTGGTTATATGATGTAGGCATTTCTATCAAAGATGTATTTGTCTATGAATGGACAAGGCATTTTAATCTGAAAATATATCACAGAATCTGGTATCAACCACTTAATTATGAACGGTGAAGCAGCTTCTGGAGTTTGAATCTTgtgtaaaaataagaaagttagAAGATTATATAAAAATACCTAATCTTTTTGGTGTATTTCTTTGAGAAGTATCTTACTGTAGTATACAGAAAACATGTCTCATAAAGTGGGACAAGTAAAGGTCAATGTAGAAGGACAGTATATGGAAAAATACAAGAGAGATTTCAGTAGTGAGAGTGAAAACGAAACGGCAACTTTGGATTGCACAACATGGAAAATTGAAAACATCCTGGTTCTGTGTTAGAACTGATTAACGTTTTTATACACAGAAGAGTGCAATATTTCCTAGAGGTTGTAGAGTGAAGACAATGAGATTTGCAGGTTTGAAAagagaaatcaaaataaaaggaaaaattgagGAGGTGATACAGGGTTTTTAATTTTGCATGCTGCAATGTACTGGTGGTGAGTGCACCTTTTTCTAGCAGAGCCAAGCGTGAACAAGTAAGCCAGAGGTTATGACATTCACGGACAACTTGTTATAACATTTGATTAGGACGTGTTATTATTGCGTTAAGCTCGAGCCAACTTCAAAATTgtttgtattgtattttatcaaTCTCTGTCTTGGTCAATCTCTGTCTTGGGTAGGGTCATTATGACTATCAGTTGCTTGCACGAAACTACCAGTGATTatggagttatatatatatatatatatatatatatatatatatatatatatatatatatattgatttatttatttattggacAAGATTACAGTAGATTGAAGGCCAAAAGTCTAAAGAAAACAATTACAATATACACACTTTAACTTCTTCAGCCCATTAATTTCTTGACTCACCTGTATATATTTCAGAAAGTAAGTGAGAGTGAGCCAAAACATTAACGAGGTACAGGAAGATATATCAGAATATAAAAAGGAATTATATACCATTCCATTGATTCTTTGTCATTCTTGAGTATGTGAAGGTTTCGTGGCATGAAGAGCAATGAAATCTTTGTACCAAGAAGCAGACATTCTTGGAGTCCTGTCAAGAGTGTCATAGTCCACACGATGAAGTCCAAACCTTATAGAGGATCCATGAGTCCACTCAAAGTTGTCAAGAAAAGACCACAAAAAGTACCCTCTCACGTCTGCTCCTTTCCTGTTCAtgcatcaaacaattttttaatcaacAAGACTTATCATGCatgttattttaagtttaacttcgAATCGGCGtgtaaagtatatattataaaattgttttatctttaattatctGGAATCTTTCTGTACTTTCTAATTAATTATCTCGTAATATTTtatcaagagaaaaaaaatgtgcaaAGTTTGGTGTGTGTATGTACACTTTTCAAAGTAAGATAGGTATGTCAACACCTTATTGCTGTGGCCAAGGAATCCAAGTAAGCACGCAAGTACTCCACTCTTTCCAGGTCATTGATCATTTCTTTAGTGGTGAGGTTGGAGTTCTCTTTCATCCCAACTCCTATGCAAGACAATGtatacaattcaaaatcaatatttccAAAAACTACTTTTACTCAGTTATTCTCCATGTAACTCAACTTTTTCTAAAAGGTTAAAAAACTCCAAATAGATTATGGAAGTGTTTTGTATTAAAGATTGGAGGGAAGAACGATGGGTATTTCCACTCACCATTTTCAGTAATGAACATTGGTATATTGTTGTACCTCTCCTTAATGTAAGTCACAATCTTCTCTATGCCTTGTGGGTAAACATACAACCACTCAAGTTGAGTCTGCATGCATGAACTCCATATGATTAACATTATTTCCCGAATTGAAGGTGCGTGATCTTCGATCTAGAAAAGTTATTACAGGGTTTTATAGATACACACCGGTTCTCCAATGCTAAGGCCATTCATTTTGGCCGATGTGAGAGCAAAACCTTCTGTCCTTGTAGACCCTTCTCCCGGTTCACACACTGAGTGGATGCAGTCCTTTACAAAGTAACTAGTATAGTGGTTTACTCCAATGAAATCTATTGCAGGTTTCATTCTTTTTAGGCTTTCTGGAACTGGTGGAAGGTCTTCTCCCAATATTTCACGCATTTCCCTTGGATACTCCCCTAGGATAATTGGGTCCAGAAACCTGCACGTTTTCACGAGCATAGTTTTGAAGAATTCATGCATGCATTATTCAGTGACAAAATTTAACAAAGGCATTTACCAGTTCATGTAAAATGATTGAGCTCGCTCCGCAGCTTTCTTGTCTTCTGAGGAGTTGGTGAAGGGTTCAAACCATTTAGTATTCATGGCAACTCCAATTCTCCCTCCTTGATTTTTCTGCCATTCAAACCTTTCTCGTAAGATTATTGCTCATATCTGGACACCTATAAACTCTATACACATTGAGTAGATAAGAAAACTCATGTCTTACCTGATATTTGGTTCTGTAGAGATGAACAGCAGTGGCATGGGATAAAAGAAGGTTAGAACCTGCAATGAAAGGTTCCCTTTCTGAGTCCCCACCACTGGTGCAATTCCCAAATGAACCGGAACAACGACCAGGAGGCCATAACCCTTTTCTATAGCCACAAATAAATGCAACATTTGGTTCATTAAATGTGATCCAGTATTTCACTCTGTCACCGAAGTTCTTGAAGCATATGTCTGCATAATACTTGAAATCCTTCCTACAGAAATCAACGTATATTTGTGAGCATACTCTTTTACTCTACTTTTATTATGTGTTGATATCAGAAGTACTTACTCAATCTCACGACTTAGCCAACCTTTGTATCTTTCCTGAAGTTCTTGAGGAATATCATAATGTGATATTGTGACAAAAGGTTCTATTCCTaaatcaaaatcagaaaaggaAGAGTGTTAGAGATAGAAAAACTACAGAATTAAtgatatagaaaaaaatgaaacctCTGGAGAGAAGTGTGTCAATGAGACTGTTATAGTAATCAATGCCAGCCCAATTCACTTTGCCGAATCTCCCCTCTGGATCAAATTTATAATGTAATAGTCAgagataaaaaaagtaattgcattttgttatttttaagaattcaaaaataattaaattaactaatgTTTTGGGCTTTTGATGtaacattaattattgtatttataatttattttcaaataagttAATCAGTTCAATATTTGTATTTTCAACtgataataaaactaatacattTACTGTTTGAGAAGGTTATTTAATGTGATCAAAGTTCACAATTATGATATGTGAGGATGAAAttgttgaattaaaatttaaaaataaaaattaaacatttaagaatttaaatgaaaagtgtaattattttttaattaaaaagaaagcTTACTGGGCAGAATTCTGGCCCATGATATTGAGAAGCGATAACTGTTGATTCCAATGCCTTCCATAAGATCCACATCTTCCTGTTTTTCAAGTCATatatccataaaaaaaaacattccaTCAAACAATTAGTTGGAGGCCCTCCATATATTTTTCTCTGCAgcttatataaaaaagttttgatttttctcctcttttgaattttacaatttaaaaattataaatgactTCTGACTCATATGATTTATaggtaaaaaatattcatagattCCTGGAGTGTAcaattcaaaagtaaaaaataattttgaatgtatattataaaaattaaataactttttttaattgtattctGAAAaccatttcttttgaaaaaaattaattatataatttaaagtcatttttgtttttcaaataaacaatccaaaattaaataatttatatatatatatatatatatatatatatataaagtatagGAGAAAACATATGGAGGTGGAGGAAAGTGCCTTAGTTAGATTGTATCACTAAAATTAAGATCGACAAAAACAATCATGCATATTTAGATACCCATACTTGAACAGTTaatcttaatttcttttatcaatagTAAATTATCTACTTATAAAAATATGCATAATCAAAGATGTAAAAACTAATTCAGTGGAATAAGTATCAAGAAAAAAGTCTCAACAAGTTTAAGAATATTCTGATTATACGAAACTGTTGAAAACTACCAACAAATTCAATGCGTGACCCTACTTACAACCAGAATATCATTTTTAGTGACTAAATTAAATGTTGAATGTCTCAAACTGAACTAAATTTCTATTTTACTCCAGGACTTGTCTAATGGACTCAAGCAAACAAGGCtcaaactatatatatatataacaaaaagaaaatcatattattaagttatattAAAGGTTATACATTCTATATTtgtcaattatataatttttttattaaattgagaaaattaatagttttatataataagttactctgttgtaatttttaattagaatttaaatagtaaatagtcatcatttatattaaaaagttattatatatataatcttctaaataatattaagcatattttattttttaaattaattttaactaaaaaatagaCGAAATCATAAGTTAATGCTGGTTGGCCCACTATCACCATCTTACTTTAGACTTAACTAAAGATGCGTTGACAAAAATAGATATCTGCTGCCACTAAGATCTCATCTTCCTGTTTTTAGAATTTAATATCTACGTACATACTTCTTTATTGGTccaaaaaattacaataatttacattttttaaacaaattaaattcttTAATACTCTCACtttattaaaatgtttgatgtttataaattatttctctttaaattaatcttttacgtgctaatataaataatatatttattataaaaaatatttattgctatttttaattggattttttattattgaatgaataataatattttgctGTATTTCTTTTACTCACTTTTAATCTAATACACaatgaattaaaaatgtgtcaaaaaaaAGTGAATCAAAATAGACCATTCTGTCTTTCTGTCTTTCgtgtttaaatttgttttctatccATTCCAGATAATGcagtgttttatttttaattattatttgggctatattttatatatattattttagagtTGGTCTagtaacttaatataaatagtaaattcataaaaagcattgtatagtaattaaattgattaataaggaaaaattatgacaccaacaaTGATTTGTAgtcatgaaatataaaatatgatagaTGAAAGAAAATGACATCTTATCTTAAAGATGAATCTAAACCCTCAACCAATCCTCAATATTGAAGTGGACTTAGATTCATTTCAACTTGTTTAAGTACTCTATTCATTGAAATGGAATTCACAAGTAAAATATCTTATCCATAAAGTGTTAAATAGCTTTACCTCAACCCACATTTCCTACcgattagaattttttttttgtgctcaaactagttttatataaaatcattaggcccattctaaaataaataaataaataaagataatttagatacaataaatgaaaatttaaaatcttgttctaaaatttgtttcttataaataaaactaaatttattattacatataaatttaatacataaaatataaaatatgtacacatatttaataaaataatattattttaattgcttttaatttaaattattttttctcatgCACCTACCCAAATTCATTTGATTCGACATACTAAATAATCAAACTAAATTTGAATGGTGTTTTTTTACCGTCCAACCTAATTTTATTTGatcaagaataaaatataaatacaatcaAACTcagtaaaaattacaaaaaaaaaatattagtttctccCATAGTTAATTAACTAATTTCATAGATAGGATaaagtacaaaaaagaaaaaaaatgttgaattggAAATGATTGACACCATTTAGGCTCTATTTTAAGGCTCCCACCagtctctatttgaaagctgcAAGATCGATGCAAGTTGGtactttgtatttatttatactattattttgagaagaaggtttatatttatttttttaaattaaaataattatttcattaattttttttaaatttaactgtttttttcattttgactatttatttaaattaaattattttaaaactaaaataactatttataataaaaacgatacttataaaataaatatctagtaaaatatttatatttatatttataattaaattaaatatattatttttattattataaaaaaagaaaacgacATCTATTTTCAATGGTACATGAAAATAACTTATTGAAAATTCGATTCATTATAAccaaatagaaataatatagtgaagaaaaaattgattcattaatattaaaatcataattattgcGAGTACTTTCTCAgtttttccttattttaatttacaatcaCTTAAAGTAAAacgttataaatattttatgattgatAAAGTAAAGTTTACTCTATTAGTTTTAATtactttacttttatatttctcTTCAACAATAATTTCCTAACGTCATTCTTTCTACACCCATGGTGGATATTTATTTCAGTAATAACAGGTTAATTTCAAATTAacttttaacttatattttctTATCACCCCTTCGTCTACTATTATTTTCAGTCAGAAAAgctttatgattaaaattagggtgtgcaatttattttatactaaaGAAAGCAACTTGAAAAACGATGGATAACATGAACCACGTACAAATATAGAATACATGTTACATAAACAAAAacatgctatatatatatatatatatatatatatatatatatatatatatatatataaatgacataaatctaattttaataattttgacttCTTGAAAAggaataattatataaatatttagtttgattatattttttatccatatatattttaaaaatttgtagttttatttttctttttcttcagtattcagtcattattataattgtagttttatttttattttatttttaatgttataaaaataagcatcaaaattaaaattaaattatgctattatatttttttttacacatttcaTAGCGAAAGGTTTAcactgatattttatatataatggaAGAGACGTGAAAGTTTATTTTTTCAGATGTAGGAAAAAGAGTGAGATAGATTGAGGTAgactttttaaaagaaatattatcaGGAAATTTGTTTTGTTAGAATCTTGAAAACATCGTCCCAAATAAAACCCAggattattaaaaataataattatttgtgttGATAAGTTTTGTTAGAGAAGGAAGAGGAAGCGTTGGATGAAGCAGAAACAGAAGTATGCAAGATGGTACCTTATAACGATGGTAATGATCATCAGCAACATCGCCGTTACTTCCATCAGTTATTGTTCCTGAAATGTAGAACCATGTAAATAGCTATGGATTCTTTCCcaataaataagtattttagaaaataa
This portion of the Vigna unguiculata cultivar IT97K-499-35 chromosome 6, ASM411807v1, whole genome shotgun sequence genome encodes:
- the LOC114187951 gene encoding beta-glucosidase 46-like, which encodes MGCFCLFAFKYLLLHIPSNTHNMELPLLPLLALSFSLTILFGWVSADFLSLKHHSTSSFPPNFLFGTASSSYQIEGAYLADGKGLNNWDVFTHKPGTITDGSNGDVADDHYHRYKEDVDLMEGIGINSYRFSISWARILPKGRFGKVNWAGIDYYNSLIDTLLSRGIEPFVTISHYDIPQELQERYKGWLSREIEKDFKYYADICFKNFGDRVKYWITFNEPNVAFICGYRKGLWPPGRCSGSFGNCTSGGDSEREPFIAGSNLLLSHATAVHLYRTKYQKNQGGRIGVAMNTKWFEPFTNSSEDKKAAERAQSFYMNWFLDPIILGEYPREMREILGEDLPPVPESLKRMKPAIDFIGVNHYTSYFVKDCIHSVCEPGEGSTRTEGFALTSAKMNGLSIGEPTQLEWLYVYPQGIEKIVTYIKERYNNIPMFITENGVGMKENSNLTTKEMINDLERVEYLRAYLDSLATAIRKGADVRGYFLWSFLDNFEWTHGSSIRFGLHRVDYDTLDRTPRMSASWYKDFIALHATKPSHTQE